Genomic segment of Candidatus Chlorohelix allophototropha:
GGCTTACCAGAGGTTAGAGAATTGGTTGAGTACAGCCTAGACTAATTTAGATTTACTTCCTCACAAAACATAGAAGACTTGACAGCTACACTTTTACTGAAATGATTTGCGCTCTAGTGTAGATTGCGGTTGTCAAGACCTAATATTCCGGGCTAAAAATGCATCTGAATTTAACCCACTTTTTTAAGAAAAAGCTCCAGGCAGTGGCCTGTCGCACGCTGGCGTTCGCACAAAAGCCAAGCTTTTGCGCTCAACCAGCTCTTATTAGGCTGAAATAATCTTAGCCTCTTGAAATCTTTAAGAACCAGTTCCCGCTTCCGGTTTCTTTTCTTCTGGTGGAAGTTGCCGACGCTCTAAGCCGTAACTCTCCTTTCCTAAAGTGCGGTAACTGCTACCTCTTAAATAAAAAACTTCTCCGTGATGCAATAAACGGTCAATAATCGCCACCATCAAGGCAGTATCACCACCCTCGATCAGTTCGCCCCAGTTAGAAAGGCTTTTGTTACTGGTAATGATCGTAGCACCTCTGAGGTAACGTCCGCTGATCAGCTCATATAAGGCCGGACCTACACGTGCGTCCATCGGTAAATAGCCCAGTTCGTCTAATACCAACACCTGACATTTCAAAAGCGGCTCTAAAATCCTGGCTATTTCCTGGCGAGTGCTAGCCGCAATCACTTGGTTCGCCAGTTGTTGAGCCGTAATGAACTTTACGGTGTAACCCAACTGCACCATCTTAATTCCGGCTGCAATCGAAAGATGGGTTTTCCCAAGCCCACTTGCCCCGATTAGGAGTAAATTCCCAGCTTTTTCTACAAAACTGCTGTCGAAATAGCGTAAAATCACGCTGCGCTTCAGTTCCGGGTGGCGACTGAAATCGAATTGTTCCAGGCTGGCTTCAAAAGGGAAACTGGCTGAGTGCAAACGCTTTTTGAGTTGGTTCTCCTGACGAGATAGCAACTCTTCGCTTAACAATTCTTCTAAAAACTCCCCGTAATCCATTCCGGTTTCGCGTGCCCGTTCAATCCAATCGCTGTATACCTGTTTTACCCTGCCCAGTTTTAGGCTGGTGAGTTTATGTTCCAGACTATTCATCCCACCGCCCTTTCTATTTCATTTTCCTCAGGTATGGCCGAAAAACGGTTGGCCACCAGTGGTTCGTATTCACTGAGTAGCCGTTCCACCGCTGGTTGAGTGGGCTTGAGGGTAGCGGCATTACTGCCTGAACCCGCTGGCTTGAGTAATAAACCCTTGAGATATTCCGCCCCGTAAAGCTGTTGTTCCGTTGCCAATTCCACCGCCGCCTGGAATTCTTCCAGCCCTACCTGCTGGGCCAGCGCGTATAGTTGGTGGATTTGTTCACTCATGGTGGCTCTTTGCCGTCGACAGATTACCGCCACATACTGGTACACTTGCGGTCCTAAATTTAACAACCAATCCCGCCACACCATGGTTCTGGCTCTGGGTTTGATCTCAAAAGCTTGGGTGTAATGTTCCGGTATTACTAAGCGGCGGTTTCGGGAATAACAACGGGGGTGCTGTGCCACCAGTTCCGTACCCCGCCATAACTTCAGCCATTCCCGATGTATCCGGGCTGTCAGGGTTTGTCCCATTAGTTCCGCCGGTACGCTATATTTGTTGGTCTCAAAAATGACTACCCCTTCCCGGTTTACCACCAGGCTGGTAAATAAACCGTAATCCCGGGCACTAGCAGGCAATGGGCTGAAGTGTTTACGCTCTATTTCCAGTAAGCTACCCGGAATTTCCCCGGTCGCTGCGCATGTACGCTCGTAATTCACTACCCCTAACCATTCTTCCAACTGCCTTACCAGATCCGCCGCATCGTAGAATGTACGACCAGCTAGAAAATTGTTTTTGGTATACTTTACCAAATTTTCTACGGCACCTTTCTGGTTTCCGCTGGCCGGGGCACAGGCTTCCGGGTGAAACTCGAATTCTAGTGCCAGTTTCTGCCACACCGGATGCCACACTGGTTGGTTCTTTTCATCTCGCCTCAGTACCACCGTCTTCATATTATCCGTGGTAATTACCCACGGTACTCCCCCCATCCGGTTGAGGGCTTCCACCAGGCAGCGCACCAGCGTTTCTTCGGCCATATCTTTCTGAAAGCTCACATACATAAAACGCGAGTATTTCAGCCGGGCACAGAAAAAGTAGAAGGTTTGGGGTACACTATCTTGTTTACTGAACAGCACTCCCCGAATTTCACCCCAGTCTATTTGCAAAAACTCTCCAGGTAAGCCCTCAAAACGTATCTGTACCTGATGAGCCTGGTTCTCTCTGGCTTTTTTGAGCTTGCGCACATAGTCATAGAAGGCGGTGGGTCTGCCACAGTAGGGCTGTTTGGGATCTTCCCACGCTAGTTCCAGCATTCTTTTCACTTGTAGTTTTTGTTCTAGCCAGCCTTCAATCTGTTCTTTGAAGACTGCCACACTACTTTCACGATTGGGGCGGGTTTGTACCTTGTCGCTAGGTTCATTTAGCACTCTTTTTACGGTACGGGCATCATGTTGCACTTTGCCCGCAATTACGTTGTAGTTGTCCCCTCGTTTCCGGTGGTACTTTATTGCGCTTCTGGCCATAACTTCTAACATCTCCTTCTCGTAGCTCCTCTCTTCTCACCCTTCTTGCCAATAGTGTTGCTAGAACAACTATTCTACAAAATTGGTCTTCTAAGAGAAACCCAAAACGGCATTTTTATCCCGGAATCCTTTTCCTTTCCTTCCCGTATTCTACATCTACTAACTGAAACCCCCTGTTGAAAGTCAGCAGGGGCTTAACGGCGAATGTTTCCCCCCTTCGTTAAATTTTATAGAATCTATAAACAACGAAACCTGTGAATAACTGTAATGGGAATTTTATGCAAAAAAGCAAACAAGGCTATTAACACCGCATGGATAACACTATCATAAAATCTCCTCCCATAGCAAAAATAATAGGGCTTTCGCTTTTAGGCAAGGGGCTTGAGCAAAATCTAGGCTCATTTTTATTTTTCCAAGCGAAGGCCCTAAATAAAAAAAGTTAGGTTTGTTCCCTTTGTGTATGTAGGAAACAAACCTAACTTCCAGAATAAAGATTTTAGGCTAAACCTGAAGCCCTTCCCGAATATCGGCAAATAAAAGCGTACTCAGATAGCGCTCGCCGGTGTCTGGAAAGATCACTACAATATTTTTACCCGCGTTTTCCGGTCGCTTCGCCACCTGTATAGCCGCCCAAGCCGCTGCTCCACCGCTGATACCAATTAACAAACCTTCCTGCAAGGTAATGGCTCTGGCTGTGGCTATCGCATCATCATTCGACACTTGTACAATCTCATCTATCAGCCCTAATTCCAGCACATCTGGCACAAAACCCGCTCCAATACCTTGAATTTTGTGAGGAGAAGGCTTGCCACCGCTCAAAACTGGGCTGGCAGATGGCTCAACCGCTATCGCTTGCAAACTGGGTTTGGCTTCTTTAAGCACTTGGGCTAGCCCCGTGATAGTACCACCTGTGCCTACTCCACCGATCACAATATCCACCTGCCCGTCCGTGTCATCCCAAATTTCTAGAGCGGTAGTGTTGCGGTGGATTTCAGGGTTTGCAGGGTTTTTGAATTGTTGGGGAGTCCAAGCGTTAGGAGTGCTTTCCAATAATTCGGCTGCCTTGCGAATTGCGCCGGGCATACCTTCCGCGCCGGGGGTGAGTACCAACTCTGCTCCGTAAGCCTTGAGTAAAATGCGCCGCTCGATGCTCATTGTTTCAGGCATAGCCAGAATGAGTTTGTAACCTTTTACTGCTGCAACCCAAGCCAGCGCAATACCGGTGTTACCGCTGGTAGGTTCGATGATAATGGTGTCCTTATTCAGCACTCCCCGACGCTCGGCATCTTCAATCATCGCCACACCTATGCGGCACTTTACGCTGAAACCGGGATTAAAAGCCTCTAGTTTGGCATAAACATTTGCAACTGCTTCTTCGGTCACCTTGTTGAGACGCACAAGGGGGGTATTTCCCAGCAGTTCGATCGCATCTTGGGCAATTTTCGGTCGGCGTTTGCGCCGCTCTACCAAATTATCAGTTGCCTCA
This window contains:
- the cysK gene encoding cysteine synthase A — its product is MSTTEATDNLVERRKRRPKIAQDAIELLGNTPLVRLNKVTEEAVANVYAKLEAFNPGFSVKCRIGVAMIEDAERRGVLNKDTIIIEPTSGNTGIALAWVAAVKGYKLILAMPETMSIERRILLKAYGAELVLTPGAEGMPGAIRKAAELLESTPNAWTPQQFKNPANPEIHRNTTALEIWDDTDGQVDIVIGGVGTGGTITGLAQVLKEAKPSLQAIAVEPSASPVLSGGKPSPHKIQGIGAGFVPDVLELGLIDEIVQVSNDDAIATARAITLQEGLLIGISGGAAAWAAIQVAKRPENAGKNIVVIFPDTGERYLSTLLFADIREGLQV
- the istB gene encoding IS21-like element helper ATPase IstB; protein product: MNSLEHKLTSLKLGRVKQVYSDWIERARETGMDYGEFLEELLSEELLSRQENQLKKRLHSASFPFEASLEQFDFSRHPELKRSVILRYFDSSFVEKAGNLLLIGASGLGKTHLSIAAGIKMVQLGYTVKFITAQQLANQVIAASTRQEIARILEPLLKCQVLVLDELGYLPMDARVGPALYELISGRYLRGATIITSNKSLSNWGELIEGGDTALMVAIIDRLLHHGEVFYLRGSSYRTLGKESYGLERRQLPPEEKKPEAGTGS
- the istA gene encoding IS21 family transposase, with translation MLEVMARSAIKYHRKRGDNYNVIAGKVQHDARTVKRVLNEPSDKVQTRPNRESSVAVFKEQIEGWLEQKLQVKRMLELAWEDPKQPYCGRPTAFYDYVRKLKKARENQAHQVQIRFEGLPGEFLQIDWGEIRGVLFSKQDSVPQTFYFFCARLKYSRFMYVSFQKDMAEETLVRCLVEALNRMGGVPWVITTDNMKTVVLRRDEKNQPVWHPVWQKLALEFEFHPEACAPASGNQKGAVENLVKYTKNNFLAGRTFYDAADLVRQLEEWLGVVNYERTCAATGEIPGSLLEIERKHFSPLPASARDYGLFTSLVVNREGVVIFETNKYSVPAELMGQTLTARIHREWLKLWRGTELVAQHPRCYSRNRRLVIPEHYTQAFEIKPRARTMVWRDWLLNLGPQVYQYVAVICRRQRATMSEQIHQLYALAQQVGLEEFQAAVELATEQQLYGAEYLKGLLLKPAGSGSNAATLKPTQPAVERLLSEYEPLVANRFSAIPEENEIERAVG